From Chryseobacterium gallinarum, one genomic window encodes:
- a CDS encoding c-type cytochrome, with amino-acid sequence MISWRKHYKKTLIAIGLLLSTSASFYGQDGDPKNGEKLFKANCTACHALDKQVIGPPLKGVVERVKTEGGVDRDWLHKWIKDNKALRASGDKYANEIFEKYNKTEMLQFPNLTEKDIDDILAFTTNPPEPEPKKDDAKATADAGSTTAAPADKTTTNIVIISLLAIAGLLVWILVKLRQLVTLGQSEELAGLNETRVRSFKEMYEKFHYVGKALLAILAVLAAYGVWNWLMWIGVYKGYKPEQPIYFSHKIHAGEQKIDCQLCHSSAKYGKVSEIPSMNVCMNCHRTISEYNADHYMEPGKDKAFYDGEIQKIYAATGWDPAKQQYTGKTQPVEWTRIHNMPDFVYFNHSQHVIAGEQAIINSFNKKNPNNKIDVVCKACHGKIDTMNVVQMANDFTMGWCIECHRTTEVDMNNGYNKEYFKNLHDKLKKQYPQDGGKITVDAIGGLECGKCHY; translated from the coding sequence ATGATTAGTTGGAGAAAGCATTATAAAAAAACGTTGATCGCAATAGGCTTATTGCTATCAACCAGTGCTTCATTTTACGGGCAAGACGGCGATCCTAAAAACGGAGAGAAACTTTTCAAAGCGAATTGTACTGCATGTCACGCGCTGGATAAACAAGTGATAGGACCTCCTTTGAAAGGGGTTGTGGAACGTGTAAAGACAGAAGGTGGTGTAGACAGGGATTGGCTTCACAAGTGGATCAAAGACAACAAAGCTCTTAGAGCTTCAGGAGACAAATACGCCAATGAAATTTTCGAAAAGTATAATAAAACTGAAATGTTGCAGTTTCCTAATCTTACCGAGAAGGATATTGACGACATTTTAGCATTCACAACTAATCCGCCAGAGCCGGAACCAAAGAAGGATGATGCGAAAGCTACTGCTGATGCCGGTTCTACTACTGCAGCTCCTGCAGACAAAACTACTACAAACATTGTAATCATTTCACTTTTAGCGATCGCAGGATTGTTAGTCTGGATCTTAGTCAAACTAAGACAGCTGGTAACACTGGGTCAGTCTGAAGAATTAGCGGGTCTTAATGAAACAAGAGTTCGCTCATTCAAGGAAATGTATGAGAAATTCCACTATGTAGGTAAAGCATTATTGGCAATTCTTGCTGTTTTAGCGGCTTACGGAGTATGGAACTGGTTAATGTGGATCGGGGTATACAAAGGGTACAAACCAGAACAACCTATCTACTTCTCTCACAAAATCCATGCTGGAGAACAAAAGATTGACTGTCAGCTTTGCCACTCCAGTGCCAAATACGGAAAAGTATCTGAAATCCCTTCTATGAACGTTTGTATGAACTGTCACAGAACAATTTCTGAATACAACGCGGATCATTACATGGAACCTGGAAAAGATAAGGCTTTCTATGACGGAGAAATCCAGAAGATCTACGCGGCAACAGGTTGGGATCCTGCAAAACAACAGTACACAGGAAAAACACAACCGGTTGAATGGACAAGAATCCACAACATGCCGGACTTCGTTTACTTCAACCACTCTCAGCACGTAATTGCTGGTGAACAGGCAATCATCAATTCTTTCAACAAAAAGAACCCTAACAACAAAATTGATGTTGTATGTAAAGCTTGTCACGGAAAAATTGATACAATGAATGTTGTTCAGATGGCTAACGACTTTACTATGGGATGGTGTATCGAGTGCCACAGAACTACTGAGGTTGATATGAACAACGGTTATAATAAAGAGTACTTCAAGAATCTACATGACAAGTTGAAAAAACAATATCCACAAGATGGAGGTAAAATCACTGTAGATGCAATTGGAGGTCTTGAGTGTGGTAAATGTCATTATTAA
- a CDS encoding adenine phosphoribosyltransferase, which produces MASAELIKKLENTIENIPDFPIPGIQFKDISPIFLNPKLYEEVIADLAAFSKGKVDAVCGIESRGYLFGIAIAVALEVPFILIRKAGKLPPPIISEKYDLEYGSAEIETREGQIKKGQRILIHDDLLATGGTTEAAAKLVEKQGAIVSQFSFLIGLKGLNGDEKLKKFGADVYHILEY; this is translated from the coding sequence ATGGCTTCAGCAGAACTGATCAAAAAACTTGAAAATACCATTGAAAATATTCCTGATTTTCCAATTCCGGGAATACAGTTCAAGGATATATCGCCTATTTTTTTAAATCCGAAACTTTACGAAGAAGTAATTGCTGACCTTGCCGCCTTCAGTAAAGGAAAAGTAGATGCGGTTTGCGGAATAGAAAGTCGCGGTTATCTGTTTGGGATTGCTATTGCAGTCGCTTTGGAGGTTCCGTTTATCCTGATCAGAAAAGCAGGAAAACTTCCTCCACCTATCATTTCGGAGAAATATGACCTGGAATATGGGAGTGCTGAAATAGAAACGCGCGAAGGACAGATCAAAAAAGGACAAAGAATTTTGATTCATGATGACCTGCTGGCCACAGGAGGAACTACAGAGGCAGCAGCCAAACTGGTAGAGAAACAGGGAGCAATAGTATCTCAATTTAGCTTCCTGATTGGATTAAAAGGGCTAAACGGAGATGAAAAACTGAAAAAGTTCGGTGCTGATGTTTACCATATCTTAGAGTATTAA
- the nrfD gene encoding NrfD/PsrC family molybdoenzyme membrane anchor subunit has translation MSGHYEAPIREPLIIGHKTYHDITEDIARPIEERAGKLWWISLYAALVLFIYGFGCIAYTIGTGIGAWGLNRTINWGWDITNFVWWVGIGHAGTLISAVLLLFRQRWRMSVNRSAEAMTIFAVVQAAIFPVIHMGRVWVGYWVFPLPNQFGSLWGNFNSPLLWDVFAISTYFSVSTVFWFMGLIPDFAMIRDRAKTPWTKKIYTFLAFGWGGKAKHWQRFEELSLVLAGLATPLVFSVHTTVSFDFATSVIKGWHSTIYPPYFVAGAIFSGFAMVQTLLLVARKVCHLEEYITMYHIEIMNIVIILTGGMVTVAYATEYFIGWYSGSRFEDFTYLSPGAAVGPYWWAFWSLIICNLVVPASFWFKRLRTNIIWTFIVALIINIGMWFERFDIIVINLSRDYLPGSWTMFKPTIIDVGVYLGTIGFFSVLFLLYARTFPVIAQAELKSILKISGETYKAKEGDEHH, from the coding sequence ATGTCAGGACATTACGAAGCTCCGATAAGGGAACCTCTAATTATTGGTCACAAAACTTATCACGATATCACAGAAGATATTGCACGACCTATCGAAGAAAGAGCAGGTAAATTATGGTGGATCTCATTATATGCTGCCTTAGTTCTATTCATCTACGGGTTCGGATGTATCGCTTATACTATCGGAACAGGTATTGGAGCATGGGGGCTTAATAGAACTATTAACTGGGGTTGGGATATTACCAACTTCGTATGGTGGGTAGGTATTGGTCACGCCGGAACCTTAATCTCAGCGGTATTATTATTATTTAGACAGAGATGGAGAATGTCTGTAAACAGATCTGCAGAGGCGATGACGATCTTTGCGGTGGTACAGGCGGCAATCTTCCCGGTAATTCACATGGGTAGAGTTTGGGTTGGATATTGGGTATTCCCATTACCAAACCAATTCGGTTCTCTTTGGGGGAACTTTAACTCTCCTCTACTTTGGGACGTATTTGCAATCTCCACGTATTTCTCAGTATCAACTGTATTCTGGTTCATGGGACTTATCCCTGACTTTGCAATGATCAGAGATAGAGCTAAGACTCCTTGGACGAAGAAAATTTATACATTCCTTGCATTCGGTTGGGGTGGTAAAGCAAAGCACTGGCAAAGATTCGAAGAACTTTCTTTGGTTCTTGCAGGTTTGGCAACTCCACTTGTATTCTCAGTACACACTACCGTATCCTTCGACTTCGCGACTTCAGTAATTAAAGGATGGCACTCTACAATCTACCCTCCTTACTTCGTTGCCGGTGCGATCTTCTCAGGATTTGCAATGGTACAGACCTTATTGTTGGTTGCAAGAAAAGTTTGTCACTTAGAAGAATATATTACCATGTATCATATCGAAATCATGAACATCGTAATCATCTTAACGGGTGGTATGGTAACTGTAGCTTACGCAACTGAATATTTCATCGGATGGTACTCAGGATCCAGATTTGAAGACTTTACGTATCTTTCTCCGGGTGCTGCTGTAGGTCCTTACTGGTGGGCATTCTGGTCATTGATCATCTGTAACCTTGTTGTTCCTGCTTCTTTCTGGTTCAAGAGACTAAGAACGAATATTATCTGGACATTCATCGTTGCATTGATCATCAACATCGGTATGTGGTTTGAGCGTTTTGATATCATCGTTATCAACCTTTCAAGAGACTACTTACCAGGATCATGGACAATGTTTAAGCCAACGATCATTGATGTGGGGGTATACTTAGGAACAATCGGATTCTTCTCTGTATTATTCTTATTATACGCAAGAACATTCCCTGTAATTGCACAGGCTGAATTAAAATCGATTTTGAAAATCTCAGGTGAAACTTATAAAGCAAAAGAAGGAGATGAGCACCACTAA
- a CDS encoding YfgM family protein: MAKLGKSAQNEQEGKETVEFFKDLDREALNTERFLEKYSKPLGIAFGVLVLGVLGFFGYKQFVVAPKNAEAVKSFLAAQKNLSEGKDKEALGGKSAANPGFVGTYNDYSGTSVGQLSAYNAGLLKFKEGKFQEAYDLLDKFSSDNKTLVAMKYGAMADAKSGLNKNDEALSLLDKAATASDDPYTTYYFTRKAGILALGLKKNTEAKKYFSTIDEKYQDYDNGMSDSYIEMTKYY, from the coding sequence ATGGCAAAATTGGGAAAGAGTGCTCAGAATGAGCAAGAAGGTAAAGAAACTGTTGAGTTCTTTAAGGACCTTGACAGAGAGGCTTTAAATACTGAGAGATTTCTTGAAAAATATTCAAAGCCTTTAGGTATTGCATTTGGAGTCTTGGTATTGGGTGTTTTAGGATTCTTTGGATATAAGCAATTTGTAGTTGCGCCTAAAAATGCTGAAGCTGTAAAAAGTTTCCTGGCTGCTCAGAAAAACCTTTCTGAAGGGAAAGATAAAGAAGCTTTGGGTGGAAAATCAGCTGCAAACCCTGGTTTTGTTGGTACATATAACGATTATTCAGGAACAAGTGTTGGCCAGCTATCAGCGTACAATGCCGGTTTATTGAAATTTAAAGAAGGAAAATTCCAGGAAGCTTATGACCTGTTAGACAAGTTTTCATCAGACAACAAAACGTTGGTAGCGATGAAGTACGGAGCTATGGCAGATGCAAAATCAGGCCTTAATAAAAATGATGAGGCTTTATCTTTACTAGACAAAGCAGCCACTGCTTCTGATGATCCTTATACAACGTATTACTTCACAAGAAAAGCAGGTATTCTGGCTTTAGGATTAAAGAAAAATACAGAAGCTAAAAAATATTTCTCTACCATTGATGAGAAATACCAGGATTATGACAACGGAATGTCTGATTCTTATATCGAAATGACTAAATATTATTAA
- a CDS encoding TAT-variant-translocated molybdopterin oxidoreductase: MASNKIQFRSIHELKDPALNNKLAQKEFQEEIPVEDFLGDAEKNGSSTSRRDFLKLLGFSTAAVTLAACEAPVIKTIPYVVKPHDIIPGIPNYYASTFFDGFDFASVLVKTREGRPIKIEPNPAGGDLGKTNARAQASVLSLYDNDKVKQPKLDGKDETFDKVDSFVIKGLEEAKASGKKIVVLSHSFASPTFKKLFAEFKAKYPTAELVTYDAFPYSAQLDAAQEVFGQRALPVYDLKGSELVVSFQADFLGDYNASSLETSYAAARKPGPNMLRHIQVESNMSLTGANADSRYRLKPSAVNKTLVEVYNAIVGGGTSDKTATEIANELKAKGSKAVVFADGSKGAQVLAHLINQKLGSVAFTGKANFLKEFDGARYQEFLGWVNGGQVGVLIANNVDPIYSHPKGEDFKKSLSKVPYVIAVADKKNEMYKAAKAVIPVANWLESWGDIEPQTGVYSLMQPTIQKIYKSRQIEESLLVWKNGKNNAANNYYDYLKANAASLLGGTSFNKALYNGINASTNSTTLSYAGGNAAQAVAELGNFKPSELELVLYTKTSMGDGTQANNPWLQELPDPITRMSWDNYLTISPKDAEKFGIDNDLNARMQLDGSIVNLTVNGVTIKDVPVFVQPGQAEGSVGLALGYGKKNSGATADTGVNAYPLFDGSNLVVSGVKIEKTGEEHEFAGIQLQNTLMGRYEIAKEVPLADFINVAFDDEHKGWNKPLEYHTISGALPARKIDLWDAFDDTDGPHFNLSIDLNSCTGCGACIIACQAENNVPVVGKAEVRMSRDMYWLRIDRYYSSRQTVEVYEGLKEGMAVPELYGTAFNKEGGALNHPADNPDVIFQPVMCQHCNHAPCETVCPVAATSHGKQGQNHMAYNRCIGTRYCANNCPYKVRRFNWFTYNLNDKFDFNMNNDLGRMVLNPDVVVRTRGVMEKCSMCIQMTQNTILEAKKEGRKVKDGEFQTACSKACSTGAMTFGDMNDKDSEVRKLYASNRRYYLLEEIGTKPNVFYHTKVRNRVEK; encoded by the coding sequence ATGGCTTCAAACAAAATACAATTCAGAAGTATTCATGAACTTAAAGATCCGGCTTTAAATAATAAGCTGGCTCAGAAAGAGTTTCAGGAAGAAATTCCGGTAGAAGATTTCCTTGGAGATGCTGAGAAAAACGGATCAAGTACTTCAAGAAGAGATTTCTTAAAATTATTAGGATTCTCTACAGCAGCTGTAACATTAGCTGCCTGTGAAGCTCCGGTAATCAAAACGATTCCTTACGTGGTAAAACCACATGATATTATTCCGGGAATCCCCAATTATTACGCTTCAACATTCTTTGATGGTTTCGACTTTGCCAGTGTTTTAGTAAAAACCCGTGAAGGTAGACCTATCAAAATAGAACCTAACCCGGCTGGTGGCGACTTAGGTAAAACTAACGCAAGAGCTCAGGCAAGTGTACTTTCTCTTTATGATAATGATAAAGTAAAGCAGCCAAAATTAGACGGGAAAGACGAAACTTTCGATAAAGTAGACAGTTTTGTTATCAAAGGTTTGGAAGAAGCTAAGGCATCAGGCAAAAAGATTGTGGTTTTATCACACTCTTTTGCTTCACCTACTTTCAAAAAGTTATTCGCTGAATTCAAAGCAAAATATCCTACTGCAGAATTAGTAACTTATGATGCTTTCCCTTACTCTGCACAACTGGATGCAGCTCAGGAAGTATTCGGACAAAGAGCTTTGCCTGTTTATGATCTTAAAGGATCCGAATTGGTAGTTTCTTTCCAGGCTGATTTCTTAGGAGATTATAATGCTTCAAGCTTAGAAACTTCTTATGCAGCTGCTAGAAAACCGGGACCAAACATGTTGAGACACATCCAGGTGGAATCCAATATGTCATTAACGGGTGCTAACGCTGATTCAAGATACAGATTAAAACCAAGTGCAGTAAACAAAACATTAGTGGAGGTTTACAATGCAATCGTAGGTGGCGGAACTTCAGATAAGACAGCTACTGAAATTGCCAACGAACTGAAAGCAAAAGGAAGCAAAGCTGTTGTTTTCGCAGATGGTTCCAAAGGAGCACAAGTTTTAGCACACTTAATCAACCAAAAACTAGGTTCAGTAGCTTTCACAGGTAAGGCTAACTTCCTTAAAGAATTTGATGGTGCAAGATACCAGGAATTCCTGGGATGGGTAAATGGTGGCCAGGTTGGCGTATTGATCGCCAACAATGTAGACCCTATCTACTCTCATCCAAAAGGAGAAGATTTCAAAAAATCTTTGTCAAAAGTTCCTTATGTAATTGCTGTAGCAGATAAAAAGAATGAAATGTACAAAGCAGCGAAAGCTGTAATTCCGGTAGCCAACTGGCTTGAGTCTTGGGGAGATATCGAACCACAGACAGGAGTATATTCATTAATGCAGCCTACTATCCAGAAAATCTACAAATCAAGACAGATTGAAGAGTCTCTATTGGTGTGGAAGAATGGTAAAAACAACGCTGCGAACAACTACTATGATTATTTAAAAGCAAATGCAGCTTCTCTTTTAGGAGGTACTTCATTCAATAAAGCATTATATAACGGTATCAATGCTTCTACTAATTCTACAACACTGTCTTACGCTGGTGGAAACGCTGCACAGGCTGTTGCTGAATTAGGGAACTTCAAACCTTCAGAATTAGAGCTGGTATTGTACACTAAGACATCTATGGGAGATGGTACTCAGGCCAACAACCCTTGGCTACAGGAGTTACCAGATCCAATCACAAGAATGTCCTGGGATAATTATTTAACAATTTCTCCAAAAGATGCAGAAAAGTTTGGAATCGATAACGATCTTAATGCGAGAATGCAGCTGGATGGTTCTATCGTAAACCTTACTGTAAACGGAGTAACCATAAAAGACGTTCCTGTATTCGTACAACCGGGACAAGCGGAAGGATCTGTAGGTCTTGCCCTTGGTTATGGTAAGAAAAACTCAGGAGCTACGGCAGATACCGGTGTAAATGCTTATCCGTTATTCGATGGTTCTAACCTTGTTGTTTCAGGTGTTAAGATCGAAAAAACAGGAGAAGAGCATGAGTTTGCAGGTATCCAGCTTCAAAATACATTAATGGGCCGTTATGAAATCGCTAAAGAAGTTCCTTTAGCAGACTTTATCAACGTAGCTTTCGATGATGAGCACAAAGGGTGGAATAAACCTTTGGAATACCACACGATCAGTGGGGCTCTTCCAGCAAGAAAAATTGACCTTTGGGATGCATTTGATGATACGGACGGACCTCACTTCAACTTATCAATTGACCTGAACTCTTGTACAGGTTGTGGAGCATGTATTATTGCCTGTCAGGCTGAAAATAACGTTCCTGTAGTAGGTAAAGCGGAAGTAAGGATGTCCAGAGATATGTACTGGTTAAGAATTGACCGTTACTATTCTTCAAGACAAACTGTAGAAGTATATGAAGGATTAAAAGAAGGAATGGCTGTACCAGAATTATACGGTACTGCATTCAATAAAGAAGGTGGAGCATTGAACCATCCTGCTGATAATCCGGATGTAATCTTCCAGCCGGTAATGTGTCAGCACTGTAACCACGCTCCATGTGAAACTGTATGTCCGGTAGCGGCTACTTCACACGGTAAGCAAGGTCAAAACCATATGGCTTACAACAGATGTATCGGTACAAGATATTGTGCAAACAACTGTCCGTACAAAGTAAGACGTTTCAACTGGTTTACTTATAACCTAAATGACAAGTTCGATTTCAACATGAACAATGATTTAGGAAGAATGGTACTTAACCCGGATGTAGTTGTAAGAACCAGAGGGGTAATGGAGAAATGTTCAATGTGTATCCAAATGACTCAGAATACTATTCTTGAGGCTAAGAAAGAGGGAAGAAAAGTGAAGGATGGTGAATTCCAGACTGCTTGTTCTAAAGCTTGTTCTACTGGTGCAATGACATTTGGAGACATGAATGATAAAGATTCTGAAGTAAGAAAGCTATATGCTTCAAACAGAAGATATTATTTACTGGAGGAGATCGGAACAAAACCAAATGTGTTCTATCACACTAAAGTAAGAAACAGAGTAGAAAAATAA
- a CDS encoding c-type cytochrome, producing the protein MLKMKKNVLRITAVLGLTTVLLNSCGPKENTPLVYFPDMYFPVAYDPLMKAQDAYSDHENEIPAFVKNNGATGLSPVEGSVPQNKDGVFEESLLPKNVDEYNAGYDASKKLTVSPLNPANAAKDIERGKVLFDHTCAACHGTGGDGQGPIVQSGAFSGVPNYADRELTVGSVHYVLTNGRNAMGSYAGQLNPGDRWRVAMYVMSAFKKGAAAPAAATAAAAPATETTTETKK; encoded by the coding sequence ATGCTTAAAATGAAAAAAAATGTATTAAGAATTACAGCAGTTTTAGGTTTAACAACAGTTTTACTTAACTCTTGCGGACCAAAGGAGAACACTCCATTGGTTTATTTTCCGGACATGTATTTTCCGGTAGCTTACGATCCGTTGATGAAAGCTCAGGATGCTTATTCAGATCATGAAAATGAAATTCCGGCTTTCGTTAAAAATAATGGAGCAACAGGTCTTTCTCCTGTAGAAGGATCAGTTCCTCAGAATAAAGATGGAGTTTTTGAAGAAAGCTTACTTCCTAAGAATGTAGATGAATACAACGCGGGATATGATGCTTCCAAGAAACTGACAGTATCTCCTCTGAACCCGGCTAATGCAGCCAAGGATATTGAAAGAGGTAAAGTATTGTTTGACCACACCTGTGCTGCTTGTCACGGAACAGGAGGTGATGGACAAGGACCTATCGTGCAAAGCGGAGCATTCTCCGGGGTACCAAACTATGCTGACAGAGAGCTTACTGTAGGATCTGTTCATTATGTATTAACAAACGGTAGAAACGCGATGGGATCTTATGCCGGACAGCTAAACCCTGGTGATAGATGGAGAGTGGCTATGTATGTGATGAGTGCTTTCAAAAAAGGAGCAGCAGCACCGGCAGCAGCTACAGCGGCGGCGGCACCAGCGACTGAAACAACTACCGAAACTAAAAAATAA
- a CDS encoding DUF3341 domain-containing protein, which yields MSTTKIVYGLYADDDDLMNGVKAFNDKGIKINEVYTPFPVHGLDKALGLKKTRISDAAFIYACYGVTIGATLTWYVMNHDWPQNIGGKPAFDWGHNMPAFVVPMFELMVFCAAHMMSLTFLVRNKMYPGAPAQNPDPRTTDDKFMMEFVTDDVESVKQLLIETGVEEITVKDA from the coding sequence ATGAGCACCACTAAAATTGTATACGGACTTTATGCGGACGACGACGATTTGATGAACGGCGTTAAAGCATTCAACGATAAAGGAATCAAAATAAACGAGGTTTATACTCCGTTTCCGGTTCACGGACTAGATAAGGCTTTAGGGTTAAAGAAAACCAGAATTTCTGATGCTGCTTTCATCTACGCTTGTTATGGAGTTACCATTGGTGCTACTTTAACATGGTACGTAATGAACCACGACTGGCCTCAGAATATCGGTGGTAAACCAGCTTTTGACTGGGGACACAACATGCCGGCATTCGTAGTTCCAATGTTCGAATTAATGGTATTCTGTGCAGCTCACATGATGTCTTTAACTTTCCTGGTTAGAAACAAAATGTATCCAGGAGCTCCAGCTCAGAACCCGGATCCAAGAACTACTGATGATAAATTCATGATGGAATTTGTAACTGATGATGTAGAATCTGTAAAGCAGTTACTTATTGAAACTGGAGTTGAAGAAATAACTGTTAAAGATGCTTAA
- a CDS encoding SPOR domain-containing protein has protein sequence MRNLIKIFSILSLFGFYNIEAQQVVKKDTLSGTELVMTMDSKINAALEGIEGKCSKVVTNNSGRDFSNNDNTISTGGVTKPAKIYVPSRELTNAEICKKNPRILGYKIQITTVKSNEEANEVKSYFRKRFPNLKVETDASLRPNYKILAGSYFTKQSAAADLSRIKEYFKSAVAVQYRIFCAEAK, from the coding sequence ATGAGAAATTTGATCAAAATATTTTCGATATTATCATTATTTGGGTTTTATAATATTGAAGCACAGCAGGTTGTTAAAAAAGATACGCTTTCAGGAACAGAGCTTGTCATGACAATGGATTCAAAAATTAATGCTGCTTTGGAAGGAATTGAAGGAAAATGTTCTAAAGTTGTCACCAATAATTCCGGCAGAGATTTCAGCAATAACGATAATACTATTTCCACAGGCGGGGTGACGAAACCTGCCAAAATATATGTGCCGAGCAGGGAACTTACCAATGCCGAAATTTGCAAAAAAAATCCTAGAATTTTAGGGTATAAAATTCAAATTACAACTGTAAAAAGTAATGAAGAAGCCAATGAAGTGAAATCTTATTTTAGAAAAAGATTCCCTAATCTGAAAGTAGAAACAGACGCTTCTTTGCGTCCTAATTATAAGATCTTGGCAGGAAGCTATTTTACCAAGCAAAGTGCTGCAGCCGACCTTTCCAGGATCAAAGAATATTTCAAATCTGCTGTTGCAGTACAGTATAGAATTTTCTGTGCTGAAGCTAAATAA
- a CDS encoding NTF2-like N-terminal transpeptidase: MKKFSFLLVFSLLLFTACKKDHVDATNTKTLQSSINDMTSSLPTIKQIKFNEALYILKTFGVEADGDINELKALGKLINGKKVPEIMALADEVAKKNGIEWASTAPPSLGEMNIFGDDKAKETDPNDVKAGALSLVTRPTGDDGTGSPTAIQIIPRLVDAAGNPISFTGAGLEATLEVFSNGVRLSTAKNLMQDNNFKGFNLKFSSIPASKVVDNKIDITVSVKTTAKTFKMSKIGLDVNAAALKVPAVPKTDTTAVAQQPSAVVDPNNPATTTTPSTTEPGNTNAPAAPATPKQPSADPKNTVSKFLNNVSSQNLKAAYDASNNPSWGSYESFSNPNSGFGAVKNVSVKNITTSAANANGASVNATYDVTDKNGKTTSLKVTFGLKNVNGDWKISSYKINP; this comes from the coding sequence ATGAAAAAGTTTTCTTTTCTACTTGTTTTCAGCCTGTTGCTTTTTACAGCATGCAAGAAAGATCATGTAGATGCTACGAATACTAAAACACTGCAGTCAAGTATCAATGACATGACTTCCAGTCTTCCAACCATTAAGCAGATTAAGTTTAATGAAGCTCTTTATATCCTTAAAACATTTGGTGTAGAGGCTGATGGTGATATCAACGAGCTAAAAGCCCTTGGAAAACTGATCAACGGGAAAAAAGTTCCTGAAATCATGGCTCTGGCAGACGAAGTTGCAAAGAAAAACGGTATCGAATGGGCCAGTACTGCCCCACCATCACTGGGAGAAATGAATATCTTCGGGGATGACAAAGCCAAGGAAACTGACCCGAATGATGTAAAAGCAGGCGCTTTAAGCCTTGTTACGAGACCTACAGGTGATGACGGAACAGGCTCTCCTACGGCTATTCAGATTATTCCAAGACTGGTGGATGCTGCCGGAAATCCCATATCTTTTACAGGCGCCGGGCTGGAAGCTACCCTGGAAGTTTTCAGTAACGGAGTAAGACTTTCTACTGCGAAAAATCTTATGCAGGATAATAATTTTAAAGGTTTTAACCTTAAGTTCTCTTCTATTCCTGCTTCAAAAGTAGTGGATAATAAAATTGACATTACTGTTTCTGTAAAAACAACTGCCAAAACATTCAAAATGTCAAAAATCGGGCTAGATGTCAACGCTGCCGCTTTAAAAGTACCTGCAGTGCCAAAAACAGATACTACAGCCGTCGCCCAACAGCCAAGTGCAGTGGTGGATCCTAATAATCCGGCAACCACTACAACACCTTCCACAACAGAACCTGGCAATACTAATGCTCCGGCAGCTCCGGCAACTCCAAAACAGCCTTCTGCAGATCCTAAAAATACGGTAAGCAAGTTTTTGAATAATGTAAGCTCACAAAATTTAAAAGCAGCGTACGATGCATCCAACAACCCAAGCTGGGGAAGCTACGAATCGTTCTCAAATCCTAATTCCGGCTTTGGAGCGGTGAAAAACGTAAGTGTGAAAAACATTACCACAAGTGCTGCCAATGCCAATGGTGCCAGTGTAAACGCTACTTACGATGTAACAGACAAAAACGGAAAGACAACTTCTTTGAAAGTAACATTCGGACTTAAAAATGTAAACGGAGACTGGAAAATTTCCAGCTATAAAATAAATCCATAA